Proteins encoded together in one Capricornis sumatraensis isolate serow.1 chromosome 3, serow.2, whole genome shotgun sequence window:
- the PAPOLB gene encoding poly(A) polymerase beta, which produces MMPFPVTTLGPQRTPPPPKHYGISSPISFAPPRETDCILTQKLIETLKPFGVFEEEEELQRRILILEKLNNLVKEWIREISESKSLPQAVIENVGGKIFTFGSYRLGVHTKGADIDALCVAPRHVDRSDFFTSFYDKLKLHEEVKDLRAVEEAFVPVIKLCFDGIEIDILFARLALQTIPEDLDLRDDSLLKNLDIRCIRSLNGCRVTDEILHLVPNIDNFRLTLRAIKLWAKCHNIYSNILGFLGGVSWAMLVARTCQLYPNAIASTLVRKFFLVFSEWEWPNPVLLKEPEERNLNLPVWDPRVNPSDRYHLMPIITPAYPQQNSTYNVSVSTRMVMIEEFKQGLAITHEILLSKAEWSKLFEAPSFFQKYKHYIVLLASAPTEKQHLEWVGLVESKIRILVGSLEKNEFITLAHVNPQSFPAPKESPDKEEFRTMWVIGLVLKKPENSEVLSIDLTYDIQSFTDTVYRQAINSKMFEVDMKIAAMHLKRKELHQLLPNHVLQKKKTLSTEGVRLTALDAGSRDLSVGSESSTPVSSLPAASQTGPVTGSAPGGNSPAPAASASGVQFPEVSSQQANPSDGPGGVAGESIPQPAAQPAVPPAPKPMVTRVVSSARLVSHPPRPSGSTATSIANPIVGV; this is translated from the coding sequence ATGATGCCGTTTCCGGTGACCACCCTGGGACCACAGCGGACCCCGCCGCCGCCCAAGCACTACGGCATCTCTTCCCCCATCAGTTTCGCACCCCCCAGGGAGACTGACTGCATACTTACCCAGAAATTAATTGAAACTCTGAAGCCCTTCGGGGTTtttgaagaggaagaggaactgCAGCGCAGGATTTTAATTTTGGAGAAATTAAATAATCTGGTAAAGGAATGGATACGAGAAATCAGTGAAAGCAAGAGTCTTCCACAAGCTGTAATTGAAAATGTTGGAGGGAAAATCTTTACATTTGGTTCTTACAGGTTAGGGGTGCATACGAAAGGTGCAGATATCGATGCGTTGTGCGTGGCACCGAGACACGTTGATCGAAGCGACTTTTTCACCTCCTTCTATGATAAATTGAAACTACATGAAGAAGTAAAGGATTTAAGGGCTGTTGAGGAGGCATTTGTACCAGTTATCAAACTGTGTTTCGATGGGATAGAGATTGATATTTTGTTTGCAAGATTAGCACTGCAGACTATTCCTGAAGATTTGGACCTAAGAGATGACAGTCTGCTTAAAAACTTAGATATAAGATGCATAAGAAGCCTTAATGGTTGCCGGGTAACTGATGAGATTTTACATCTAGTACCAAACATTGACAACTTCAGATTAACTCTGAGAGCCATCAAGCTGTGGGCCAAATGCCACAATATTTATTCCAATATACTAGGTTTCCTTGGTGGTGTTTCCTGGGCGATGCTAGTAGCAAGAACTTGCCAGCTTTATCCAAATGCCATAGCATCCACTCTTGTCCGTAAATTTTTCTTGGTGTTTTCTGAGTGGGAATGGCCGAATCCAGTGCTACTGAAAGAACCCGAAGAACGGAATCTGAATTTGCCTGTCTGGGACCCAAGAGTAAATCCCAGTGataggtaccatctcatgcccaTAATCACACCAGCATACCCACAGCAGAACTCCACGTACAACGTGTCTGTTTCAACACGGATGGTCATGATTGAAGAGTTTAAGCAAGGGCTTGCTATCACACATGAGATTTTGCTGAGTAAGGCAGAGTGGTCCAAACTTTTCGAAGCACCCAGCTTCTTCCAGAAGTACAAACATTACATTGTGCTTCTGGCAAGTGCGCCAACAGAGAAACAACATCTAGAGTGGGTGGGTTTGGTGGAATCAAAAATCCGAATCCTGGTTGGAAGCTTGGAGAAGAATGAATTTATTACACTGGCTCATGTGAATCCTCAGTCATTTCCAGCACCCAAGGAGAGTCCTGACAAGGAAGAATTTCGTACTATGTGGGTGATTGGGTTAGTGTTAAAAAAGCCAGAAAACTCTGAAGTTCTCAGTATTGACCTCACCTACGATATCCAGTCTTTCACAGACACTGTGTATAGGCAAGCGATAAATAGTAAAATGTTTGAGGTGGACATGAAAATTGCTGCGATGCATTTGAAGAGAAAGGAGCTGCATCAACTACTGCCTAATCATGTGCTGCAGAAAAAGAAAACGCTTTCGACAGAAGGTGTCCGATTGACAGCCCTGGATGCCGGCAGCCGTGACTTGTCTGTCGGCAGTGAGAGCAGCACGCCTGTGTCGTCACTTCCCGCCGCTTCGCAGACTGGCCCAGTGACTGGCAGCGCTCCAGGCGGGAACAGCCCTGCCCCGGCGGCGTCTGCGAGCGGCGTACAGTTTCCTGAGGTTTCCTCGCAGCAGGCAAATCCCAGCGACGGCCCCGGGGGCGTGGCCGGCGAAAGCATCCCTCAGCCGGCTGCGCAGCCCGCTGTTCCTCCAGCACCGAAGCCCATGGTCACCAGAGTCGTTTCCTCAGCACGGCTGGTCAGCCATCCGCCCAGGCCTTCAGGGAGCACAGCAACAAGCATAGCTAATCCTATCGTAGGAGTCTAG